One segment of Cutaneotrichosporon cavernicola HIS019 DNA, chromosome: 4 DNA contains the following:
- a CDS encoding uncharacterized protein (Protein of unknown function (DUF1275)), which produces MSGSDKTDVELASPKAPRGLWAYLDSSIDPKKSNPISLYACLLTGYTSALSFSACFIWCGFQTGNVAMLGIAVARTFDPEYERTYHFEKPDQQAVISVLAFLIGTSLGRIGDRMGARKRSWLILGTFIQCLCCLAAALTAHYSGEGPYATSRWGPSWATPLGLTCLAFLSASLGLQGIMGKRVGSPMNTTVVLTTTWVEIFNDPLLLSLKKQTGRDVRIGGVLALLFGAFLSRALTNACNGAAGAIGCLAALRMIQLVWWLFVPSPPEA; this is translated from the exons CACGCGGTCTCTGGGCATATCTCGACTCTAGTATCGACCCCAAGAAATCCAATCCAATTTCACTCTACGCTTGTTTGCTCACTGGATACACTagcgccttgagcttctcT GCCTGTTTTATCTG gtgCGGCTTCCAAACCGGAAACGTGGCCATGTTGGGCATTGCTGTCGCGCGTACTTTTGACCCGGAATACGAACGTACATACCACTTTGAAAAGCCCGACCAACAAGCGGTTATCTCGgtcctcgccttcctgATCGGCACCTCGCTTGGACGTATCGGTGACCGCATGGGTGCGAGGAAGCGCTCATGGCTCATCCTCGGGACGTTCATTCAGTGCCTCTGCTGCCTCGCGGCCGCTCTCACTGCCCATTACTCTGGCGAGGGACCATACGCAAC TTCCCGCTGGGGCCCGTCCTGGGCGACACCGCTCGGCCTGACCTGTCTCGCGTTCCTCTCGGCCTCCCTTGGTCTCCAGGGTATCATGGGCAAGCGCGTCGGCTCGCCCATGAACACGACGGTTGTGCTCACGACGACGTGGGTCGAGATCTTCAACgaccccctcctcctcagcctgAAGAAGCAGACTGGCCGCGACGTCCGTATTGGGGGCGTGCTTGCACTGCTGTTTGGCGCATTCCTCAGTCGCGCACTCACAAACGCTTGCAATGGTGCGGCGGGTGCGATCGGAtgcctcgccgcgctccgCATGATCCAGCTCGTGTGGTGGCTCTTTGTGCCATCTCCTCCTGAGGCGTAG